In Lytechinus variegatus isolate NC3 chromosome 12, Lvar_3.0, whole genome shotgun sequence, a single window of DNA contains:
- the LOC121425513 gene encoding uncharacterized protein LOC121425513 — translation MHCAPKLCRSDHSDQTQRKETLIISCERQSGKSRSVNMENREQDELREPTLEELGLHSHCLNCISKRCNVSVQPGVSCAHIYCPFKCGAYFHQCKADDHSELCPNVRMECLNSELGCQAIMRRALCIDHLQQCPAHVIMCGQSIAKDDYDSHFCTGHDHECEPVLGEWREQQRALLEAGGSERAAESDSKEKKEGDDITGNKAGSENEGETSDEKPSSVHKRGDPLHTVPWQLLRDEGQEEGELEGEEDIATSLTPVSPSPVSPAPDDEHLHLSLMPYRILQEIGLHLDRESLNELALTSHFFRDVAASLLRKKGLVETRWKKVDNKWIEDGKVS, via the exons ATGCATTGTGCTCCTAAATTATGTAGATCAGACCACTCGGATCAGACTCAGAGAAAGGAAACTTTAATTATCAGTTGTGAGAGACAAAGTGGGAAAAGTCGATCAGTGAATATGGAAAACCGAGAACAAG ATGAGCTGAGAGAGCCAACATTAGAGGAGCTTGGTTTACACTCCCATTGTCTCAACTGTATCTCTAAACGATGCAATGTTTCTGTGCAACCAGGGGTATCATGTGCGCACATCTACTGCCCATTTAA ATGTGGTGCCTACTTCCATCAGTGTAAAGCAGATGACCATAGTGAGTTGTGTCCTAACGTCAGAATGGAATGTCTCAATTCTGAACTTGGTTGCCAAGCAATAATGAGACGTGCCTTATGTATCGACCATCTCCAGCAGTGCCCTGCCCATGTCATCATGTGCGGCCAG TCGATAGCAAAAGATGACTATGATAGTCACTTCTGCACTGGTCATGATCACGAGTGTGAACCTGTTCTTGGAGAATGGAGGGAGCAGCAAAGAGCATTGCTTGAAGCAGGAGGATCAGAGAGAGCAGCTGAGTCAGATAGCAAAGAGAAGAAGGAAGGGGATGACATTACAGGGAATAAGGCAGGATCAGAGAATGAAGGAGAAACAAGTG ATGAAAAGCCATCATCAGTACACAAGCGAGGGGATCCTCTTCACACTGTACCTTGGCAGCTATTAAGGGATGAAGGACAAGAAGAAGGAGAGTTAGAAGGGGAAGAAGACATAGCTACCTCTCTCACCCCTGTCTCGCCTTCTCCTGTCTCCCCAGCCCCTGACGATGAGCACCTCCACCTCAGCCTGATGCCATACAGGATCCTACAGGAGATTGGTCTCCACCTGGACCGAGAGTCACTCAATGAGCTGGCCCTTACGTCACATTTCTTCAGGGATGTTGCTGCATCCCTTCTGCGTAAGAAAGGTCTAGTGGAAACAAGATGGAAGAAGGTGGATAACAAGTGGATAGAAGACGGGAAGGTCAGTTGA